The following are encoded in a window of Nitrososphaerota archaeon genomic DNA:
- a CDS encoding protein-L-isoaspartate(D-aspartate) O-methyltransferase, with translation MSEADYAKKRRAMVNRFVREGVIKSEAVKRAFLIVPRELFVWKGSETSAYADSPQPLGVTDQTISAPHMIAIMLEELDLKPGMNVLEVGAGSGYTSALISEIIASAKKELERNGHVTSVESLGELVQFASENLERTGYSSAVTVVSGDGTLGYPEKSREEIYDRIIVTAAAPHIPVYLQMQLKKGGVLLIPVGNPLEQVLLRVSKSEAGEITSRSVTECMFVPLIGEDGFH, from the coding sequence TTGAGCGAAGCAGATTACGCTAAGAAACGACGTGCAATGGTGAACAGGTTTGTGCGCGAAGGCGTGATAAAATCTGAAGCAGTTAAACGCGCCTTCCTGATTGTGCCACGCGAGCTGTTCGTCTGGAAAGGCAGTGAGACCTCTGCTTACGCAGATAGCCCGCAGCCTCTAGGTGTAACCGACCAAACCATCTCCGCACCGCACATGATCGCGATTATGCTTGAAGAATTGGATTTGAAACCCGGAATGAATGTTCTCGAAGTTGGCGCAGGAAGCGGCTACACATCTGCTCTCATCAGCGAAATAATTGCATCTGCGAAGAAAGAGCTCGAGAGGAATGGACATGTGACGAGTGTCGAATCGCTCGGTGAGCTTGTTCAGTTTGCATCCGAGAATCTTGAGCGGACAGGTTACTCCAGTGCAGTCACAGTGGTCTCGGGGGATGGTACGCTGGGCTATCCTGAGAAGAGCAGAGAGGAGATATACGATCGAATTATTGTGACGGCTGCGGCGCCGCATATACCGGTTTATCTGCAGATGCAGCTGAAGAAGGGTGGAGTGCTCCTGATACCTGTTGGAAATCCATTGGAGCAGGTTCTGCTCCGTGTGTCAAAGAGCGAGGCAGGTGAGATCACAAGTAGAAGCGTGACTGAATGCATGTTCGTCCCATTAATCGGTGAAGACGGCTTCCATTAG
- a CDS encoding thioredoxin family protein, producing MIEDTSNSLITKTLKDERPVVIMFYATYCPFSRRFAPIFEQYSRNPKYRFAKADITDDNNPLWDKYNIPVVPTVIAFKNGVEAGRRNAVPGLGLKETDLISLLKQI from the coding sequence ATGATCGAGGACACTTCAAATTCTCTAATAACGAAGACCCTTAAAGACGAACGCCCGGTCGTGATAATGTTCTATGCCACCTACTGTCCATTCAGTAGAAGATTCGCCCCAATCTTTGAGCAGTACAGCCGAAACCCAAAATATAGGTTCGCGAAGGCTGACATTACTGACGACAACAACCCGCTCTGGGATAAGTACAATATTCCGGTGGTTCCTACGGTAATCGCCTTCAAGAATGGGGTAGAAGCCGGTCGAAGAAATGCCGTCCCAGGTTTAGGGTTAAAGGAGACAGACCTCATCTCTCTCCTCAAACAGATCTAA